A single region of the Nicotiana sylvestris chromosome 6, ASM39365v2, whole genome shotgun sequence genome encodes:
- the LOC104221077 gene encoding late embryogenesis abundant protein At5g17165-like, protein MATTLQKRGFLSLGKRFLNQFSYASARNSPTLSGRRAVHASVYDKNPEEYVRPYFVVPDEVINDKYWAPHPQTGVFGPVTDHSGFKIMPASASVDSVLEQKAFFRPLEDLDKPAYV, encoded by the exons ATGGCCACCACTTTACAGAAGAGGGGATTCTTGAGCTTGGGGAAGCGATTTCTGAACCAATTCAGCTACGCAAGTGCTCGAAATTCACCTACCCTCTCTGGCAG GAGGGCAGTGCACGCATCAGTGTACGACAAGAATCCAGAGGAATACGTGCGACCTTACTTTGTGGTGCCAGATGAAGTGATCAACGACAAATACTGGGCTCCTCACCCTCAAACTGGTGTGTTTGGGCCAGTAACTGATCACAGTGGTTTCAAAATCATGCCTGCCAGTGCTAGTGTAGATTCTGTATTGGAACAGAAGGCTTTCTTCCGCCCTCTTGAGGATCTTGACAAGCCAGCCTacgtttaa
- the LOC104221078 gene encoding cell division cycle 20.2, cofactor of APC complex-like has protein sequence MDTGYLSSASASKTRSRCPLQEQLLHRRNSSQNLDRFIPNRSAMDMDYAHYMLTEAKKGKENPAVNSPSREAYRKQLAETFNMNRTRILAFKNKPPTPVEAFPSEFSSSVQQAKPAKPRRHIPQTSERTLDAPDLVDDYYLNLLDWGSSNVLSIALGSTVYLWDASDGATSELATVDEDNGPVTSVKWAPDGRHIAVGLNNSDVQLWDTTANRLLRTLRGGHRSRVGALDWNNHILTTGGMDGQIINNDVRVRSPVVDTYQGHHQEVCGLKWSASGQQLASGGNDNLLHIWDRSMASSNSTTQWLHRLEDHTAAVKALAWCPFQGNLLASGGGGGDRSIKFWNTHTGACVNSIDTGSQVCALLWNKNERELLSSHGFTKNQLTLWKYPSMVKVAELTGHTSRVLFMAQSPDGCTVASAAGDETLRFWNVFGTPEVAKPAPKANPEPFAHLNRIR, from the exons ATGGATACAGGATATTTGAGTTCTGCATCAGCAAGTAAGACCAGATCTCGTTGCCCTCTTCAGGAACAACTTCTTCACAGGAGAAATTCTAGTCAAAAT TTGGATAGGTTCATTCCGAATCGATCAGCGATGGATATGGACTATGCACATTACATGTTGACAGAGGCAAAGAAAGGTAAGGAAAATCCAGCTGTTAACTCTCCCTCCAGAGAGGCATATAGGAAGCAGCTTGCAGAAACATTCAACATGAACAGAACTCGTATACTGGCATTCAAGAACAAGCCACCCACTCCTGTTGAGGCCTTTCCCAGTGAATTCTCATCATCTGTTCAACAGGCCAAACCTGCTAAACCCCGTCGACACATTCCTCAG ACTTCTGAAAGGACACTAGATGCTCCGGATCTAGTGGATGACTACTATTTGAATTTATTAGATTGGGGCAGCAGCAATGTTCTTTCTATTGCTCTAGGCAGCACTGTATATCTGTGGGATGCATCTGATGGTGCCACTTCAGAGCTGGCCACTGTTGATGAAGACAATGGTCCTGTTACAAGTGTAAAATGGGCTCCTGATGGTAGACATATTGCTGTTGGTCTGAACAATTCTGATGTTCAGCTCTGGGATACAACTGCAAATCGACTG CTGAGAACTTTGAGAGGTGGTCACCGATCCCGAGTTGGCGCTCTAGATTGGAACAATCACATTTTGACAACAGGGGGAATGGACGGTCAGATCATAAACAACGATGTGAGAGTGAGATCCCCAGTTGTTGACACTTACCAAGGACATCATCAAGAAGTTTGTGGTTTAAAATGGTCAGCCTCTGGACAACAATTAGCAAGCGGTGGAAATGATAACCTTCTCCATATATGGGACAGATCAATGGCTTCTTCCAACTCTACAACACAGTGGCTTCACAGGCTGGAAGATCACACAGCTGCTGTTAAGGCCCTTGCTTGGTGTCCTTTCCAGGGTAATTTATTAGCCTCTGGTGGTGGTGGAGGTGACCGGTCCATTAAGTTCTGGAACACTCATACTGGTGCTTGTGTGAACTCTATTGATACGGGATCTCAGGTTTGTGCCCTGCTATGGAACAAGAATGAACGCGAGCTCCTAAGTTCTCATGGTTTCACTAAGAATCAGCTCACTCTTTGGAAATATCCTTCCATGGTAAAGGTAGCCGAGCTTACTGGTCATACATCCAGAGTACTTTTCATGGCACAAAGTCCAGATGGTTGCACAGTGGCATCTGCAGCTGGGGATGAAACTCTTAGATTCTGGAATGTATTTGGAACTCCTGAAGTTGCAAAGCCTGCACCAAAAGCAAACCCTGAGCCATTTGCTCACTTGAACCGTATTCGATGA